The Pseudomonas sp. R4-35-07 genome contains a region encoding:
- a CDS encoding methyl-accepting chemotaxis protein — MTATVHDVARNAEEAAQAAQTADDKVDSGQRVVRQSLQRIELLATSSNSASASIESLSAEIQNIGTVLGVIKSVAEQTNLLALNAAIEAARAGEQGRGFAVVADEVRALAKRTQQSTEEIERLVSTLRSAAQSSVQQIQQSGELVKLAVSDALETESALGSIAAAVSLIQQMNQQIAAAAEEQSSVAEEINRSVTSIRASADQSALSMQGNAASSIQLAQLGAELKGMVGHFRL, encoded by the coding sequence ATGACCGCCACGGTGCACGACGTGGCGCGCAACGCCGAAGAGGCCGCGCAAGCCGCACAGACGGCGGATGACAAGGTCGACAGCGGCCAACGAGTGGTGCGTCAGAGCTTGCAGCGCATCGAATTGCTGGCCACGTCCAGCAACAGTGCCAGCGCCAGTATCGAAAGCCTCAGCGCGGAGATCCAGAACATCGGCACGGTCCTGGGCGTGATCAAGAGCGTCGCCGAGCAAACCAACTTGCTCGCCCTGAACGCCGCGATCGAAGCGGCCCGCGCAGGGGAGCAAGGGCGCGGCTTTGCGGTGGTCGCCGATGAGGTGCGGGCGCTGGCCAAGCGCACCCAGCAATCGACCGAAGAAATCGAACGCCTGGTCAGCACCTTGCGCAGCGCGGCGCAGTCGTCGGTGCAGCAGATTCAACAAAGCGGTGAACTGGTGAAGCTGGCGGTCAGCGATGCGTTGGAAACCGAGAGCGCCCTGGGCAGCATTGCAGCGGCGGTGTCATTGATCCAGCAGATGAACCAGCAGATTGCCGCAGCGGCTGAAGAGCAAAGCTCGGTGGCCGAAGAGATCAACCGCAGTGTCACCAGCATCCGGGCAAGTGCCGATCAGTCGGCGTTGAGCATGCAAGGCAATGCCGCCTCGAGCATCCAGCTGGCGCAGCTGGGCGCGGAACTCAAGGGCATGGTGGGGCACTTTCGCCTCTGA
- a CDS encoding alpha/beta fold hydrolase, with protein MPVAVIDGQPLHYIDQGTGPVVLLGSSYLWDRDMWAPQIEALSQQYRVIVPELWGHGESGTLPAQTLSLDDLARHNLALLDQLDISQVNLVGLSVGGMWGARLALLAPERINSLVLMDTYLGAEPDATRQYYFSLFKMIEDAGAIPPPLLDVIAPIFFRPEIDRESALYQGFRQSLQDFPRERLLDSVVPLGRLIFSRADILDQLPRLDCDTTLVMCGEQDKPRPPAESQEMAELIGCTLTLIPDAGHISSRENPDFVNEALLTFLANNA; from the coding sequence ATGCCTGTCGCCGTGATTGATGGACAACCGCTGCACTATATCGACCAGGGCACCGGCCCGGTCGTCTTGTTGGGTTCGAGCTACCTGTGGGACCGCGACATGTGGGCACCGCAGATCGAAGCGCTGTCGCAGCAATACCGTGTGATCGTCCCTGAACTGTGGGGCCATGGCGAGTCGGGCACGCTGCCTGCGCAAACCCTGTCCCTTGATGACCTGGCACGTCACAACCTGGCTTTGCTCGACCAACTGGACATCTCACAGGTCAACCTGGTGGGCCTGTCGGTCGGCGGCATGTGGGGCGCCCGCCTCGCCTTGCTGGCACCGGAACGCATCAACAGCCTGGTGCTGATGGACACCTACCTGGGCGCCGAGCCGGACGCCACGCGCCAGTATTACTTCTCGCTGTTCAAGATGATCGAAGACGCCGGCGCTATCCCGCCGCCGCTGTTGGATGTGATCGCGCCGATTTTTTTCAGGCCGGAAATCGACCGCGAATCAGCGCTGTATCAGGGTTTTCGTCAGTCGCTGCAGGATTTCCCCCGGGAACGCCTGCTGGACAGCGTAGTGCCCCTGGGCCGCTTGATTTTCAGCCGCGCAGACATTCTCGATCAGCTTCCTCGCCTGGATTGCGACACCACCCTGGTGATGTGCGGCGAGCAGGACAAGCCGCGGCCACCTGCAGAATCCCAGGAAATGGCCGAGCTGATCGGCTGTACCCTGACGTTGATTCCCGACGCCGGGCATATCTCCAGCCGGGAGAATCCGGACTTCGTCAATGAGGCGCTGCTGACGTTCCTCGCCAACAACGCCTGA